One segment of Trachemys scripta elegans isolate TJP31775 chromosome 1, CAS_Tse_1.0, whole genome shotgun sequence DNA contains the following:
- the LOC117872072 gene encoding olfactory receptor 51G2-like, with protein MSTVNNTTFKSAVFLLTGIPGQEDVHLWIFILFCLMYVISIVGNSVILFIVKTDPSLHEPMYIFLSMLAVTDLGLSIATIPTIVGIYLFNSREISFNACFAQLFFIHLFECTESCVLLLMAFDRFVAICNPLRYASILTLPRIAKMGLVCVLRGVAVVFPLPILLKRFQYCRANILSHSYCLHQDVMKAACSDISVNSIYGLFAKLLTMGLDSLLIFLSYMIILKTVLSIVSHTKCLRALNTCVSHLCAVLLFYTPQIGLSVVHRFGKGSSPLLQILLGYISMLVPPLLNPIVYSVKIKHLRARIIKVFIK; from the coding sequence ATGTCAACTGTCAATAACACCACCTTCAAATCTGCAGTGTTCCTTCTCACcgggatacctgggcaggaagaCGTCCATCTCTGGATCTTTATCCTCTTTTGCTTGATGTATGTTATTTCGATAGtaggaaattcagtcattctgttcattgtaaaaacagatccaagcctgcatgagcccatgtacattttcctttccatgttggccgTCACAGACCTTGGCTTATCGATAGCCACCATACCGACCATAGTGGGCATTTACTTGTTTAACTCTAGGGAGATCAGCTTCAATGCCTGTTttgcccagctgttcttcatccacttGTTTGAATGCACTGAATCCTGTGTGCTCTTACTAATGGCCTTTGACCGCTTCGtcgcaatctgtaacccactgagaTATGCTTCCATCTTAACCCTGCCGAGAATAGCCAAGATGGGACTGGTGTGTGTTCTAAGAGGGGTGGCTGTAGTATTCCCACTCCCCATACTCCTGAAACGGTTCCAATACTGTCGAGCCAATatcctctcccattcctactgcctGCACCAGGACGTCATGAAGGCGGCTTGTTCAGACATCTCAGTGAACAGCATCTATGGCTTGTTTGCTAAACTCTTAACGATGGGGTTGGACTCACTGCTCATCTTCCTCTCTTACATGATTatcctcaaaacagtgctgagcatcGTATCCCACACCAAGTGCCTcagggccctgaacacctgcgTCTCCCACCTCTGCGCCGTCCTGCTCTTCTACACACCACAGATCGGCCTGTCTGTTGTACACAGATTTGGGAAGGGCtcttctcccttgcttcagattctTCTGGGCTACATCTCCATGCTGGTCCCACCCCTGCTGAACCCAATTGTCTACAGCGTGAAAATCAAACACCTTCGTGCAAGGATAATCAAGGTATTCATCAAGTGA